Within Verrucomicrobiia bacterium, the genomic segment CAGCGGTTCCCAAACATCGGCCGCGCGGTCGTTGAGTTCACCAGGCATCTCCGGTTCGGCTGCGGCTATCTCCGCCGCGTGGTCCAGCACAAAACGCAGGCATTTGCGGTTCAGGTCGTCGGATTTGAATTTTCTGAGCCGCTCGCAAGGTTCATCGGCTGTTTTGCGCTGCAACCGGAACACAATGCAGCGATCGGCTAGAGTCGCAGGCAACGCCCCGATGCGGGCGATCAATTTCGGGCACCAGCAGGAAAAGCGCAGAATTCCCGGGTTATATCCGCAAGAGGGATTAACGGAGGATGCACCGCCATTGCCGGACGCCGCCCCGGTTTGGCTCGGCAGGTTCACCGCCCGCAGCACGAACGCGGTCTTTTTGAAAGAGCTCGAATTCAGGATGCCACGCAGCTCATCGTTGCCGGTCAGAAACGTATCGGCTTCATCGATGAACAGCGTCGGCAGGATTTGGGCAATCACCCGGAAGAACGATGGCGCGGTGACGTTCGAAGCGACCACCGCCCGCTGGGTCAGTTCGCTCAGTATGGTGATGAGGGTGGATTTGCCGCACCGATGTTCCGGCGACTCGATGCCCAGGTAGGTCGTGATATCGCGATATTGAAAGGCAAACGTGTGAGGGACCCATAGAGCCATCGTTTCGGGCGCCCACCTGGGAAGCACCACGTGGCTCGTAATTTTAAGGCGAATCGCTTCGAGCAACTCGGCCCCATTCACAGGCTCCGGCCAGGGCGCGACCGGCGGAAGTGCCAGGATGGATTCGAGGTATTCGTCGAGCTCAGCCGCGGCCTGCTGCGAGACCGCCGGGAGCGCGGCAGTCGTCCCCGCCGATGGATCGATGGCGCGCGTTTCCGCTGGCC encodes:
- a CDS encoding DUF3631 domain-containing protein — encoded protein: MNKESEANGHNSPLVSQAGPAGPAETRAIDPSAGTTAALPAVSQQAAAELDEYLESILALPPVAPWPEPVNGAELLEAIRLKITSHVVLPRWAPETMALWVPHTFAFQYRDITTYLGIESPEHRCGKSTLITILSELTQRAVVASNVTAPSFFRVIAQILPTLFIDEADTFLTGNDELRGILNSSSFKKTAFVLRAVNLPSQTGAASGNGGASSVNPSCGYNPGILRFSCWCPKLIARIGALPATLADRCIVFRLQRKTADEPCERLRKFKSDDLNRKCLRFVLDHAAEIAAAEPEMPGELNDRAADVWEPLFVIADLAGGSWPQLARDAAIGVAAASSDSNPMAVLLFDVFIQFDLAKSDRLFSSRLVERLNAYSNRPWKDLLRGKPIDDRWLARQLSPYGIRPRNLRIEGIQAKGYCQEDMVETVRRYVPKSEARALLDELRPPAEEAPATGSTNGKPMKGQPSKE